In Chthoniobacterales bacterium, the sequence TCACTTACCGGCTCGAGAACCGCAGCAAGTGGGTGGTCACCGACATTCTTGCGGAGGGCGTCAGTCTCGTAGCCAACTACCGCGCCCAATTCGACGAGCTTTTCAAGAAGGGCGGGGCAGTCGCGGTTTTGGACTCGCTCAAAGCTTCGGTCGGGAACTCATGAAAAGCTGCCTGCTATTTGCCGTTGGCATCGCGCTGCCGTTCGCGGTCGTCGGATGCGCCGGGAAATCTTCGCACCAAGCGCCGGCCACCGCGCCCGTGAATGCAACCTCGTCCGACGGGAAATCGGTCGCCGGGGAAGACGATTGGGACAACGCTGCCGAGGTCAAGGTTTCCGATCCCATAGAGCCGGTGAACCGTGGTGTTTTCTGGGTGAATCACCAACTCTACACCTACATCGGCAAGCCTTTCTCGACAGCTTACGAGTTCATATTCCCGGAACTGGTCCGGCGCGGCATCCGCAACGCCTATGACAACGTCCGCTTCCCGGTCCGCTTCGTCAACCACACGCTGCAAGGACGCCTCGATCGGACGGCCAAGGAAACGGGCAAGTTTCTTGTGAACACGACGGCGGGGGTGGGCGGCGTGATGACTCCTGCCGACAAAATTCCCGCGTTGGCCGAGGTGCCCCGCGCGGATACCGGCCAGACTTTCGCCAAGTGGGGGATTCCCCATGGACCTTACCTCGTTTTTCCCGTGCTTGGCCCTACGACCTGCCGCGAACTGGTTGGCACGGCGGGAGACGCCGCGCTCAATCCCTTGTCCTGGGTCAGCCTGATATTTCCGGGCGCGGCTTGGACGCTCGGTGTCACGGCACCCGGCGGTGCCCACACGGTTCCCGACCAGATGGATCGCTACGACGCTGCGACCAAGGACGCTCTCGATCCCTACATTTCCGCCCGCACGGGATACATCCAATATCGCAACGCCGCAGCCAAGCGTTAGGCGGAGCCAAGATCCGCC encodes:
- a CDS encoding VacJ family lipoprotein, encoding MKSCLLFAVGIALPFAVVGCAGKSSHQAPATAPVNATSSDGKSVAGEDDWDNAAEVKVSDPIEPVNRGVFWVNHQLYTYIGKPFSTAYEFIFPELVRRGIRNAYDNVRFPVRFVNHTLQGRLDRTAKETGKFLVNTTAGVGGVMTPADKIPALAEVPRADTGQTFAKWGIPHGPYLVFPVLGPTTCRELVGTAGDAALNPLSWVSLIFPGAAWTLGVTAPGGAHTVPDQMDRYDAATKDALDPYISARTGYIQYRNAAAKR